The Corynebacterium jeddahense genome has a window encoding:
- a CDS encoding rhodanese-like domain-containing protein — protein MKHVSVTEVPAGAQLIDVREPDEYAAVRAAGATNIPLSEFVARAGEIDPDQDIYLICKSGGRSAQAGEYLEQAHGWDGVHNVTGGTTAWVEAGLPHEK, from the coding sequence ATGAAGCACGTCTCCGTTACCGAAGTCCCCGCCGGCGCCCAGCTCATCGACGTCCGCGAGCCCGACGAGTACGCCGCCGTCCGCGCGGCCGGCGCGACGAACATCCCGCTGTCCGAGTTCGTGGCCCGGGCCGGCGAAATCGATCCCGACCAGGACATTTACCTCATCTGCAAGTCCGGCGGGCGCAGCGCCCAGGCCGGCGAGTACCTCGAGCAGGCGCACGGCTGGGACGGGGTGCACAACGTGACCGGGGGTACCACCGCGTGGGTGGAGGCGGGCCTGCCGCACGAAAAATAG
- the tilS gene encoding tRNA lysidine(34) synthetase TilS — MDPFWPRRSPHFLACRRAVRSFNGPAVVGLSGGPDSLVLAAAAAAEGKDALCVVVDHGLQPGSAEVAERAAQAATSFGLAAEVVRVEVGAGNVEAAARSARYDALLAYGRDVWVAHTADDQAETLLLGALRGNPSGMSARNGRIVRPFLGIRRADTVGACEELGLEPWHDPMNADPTFRRVALRKQVVPLLSELLGGDAVPALAATADRIAADQALIASLTDLAPTTSCAELEGDAGPVRRRRLAAWLLSEGVPVQGDQLDAVEALVVDWHGQGPVAAAGGRAVVREGERLAILRP; from the coding sequence ATGGACCCGTTCTGGCCCCGCCGCTCCCCGCACTTTCTTGCTTGTCGACGAGCCGTCCGGTCCTTCAACGGCCCAGCAGTGGTTGGCCTCTCAGGCGGGCCCGACTCCTTGGTGCTGGCAGCCGCGGCCGCCGCCGAGGGGAAGGACGCGCTCTGCGTGGTGGTGGACCACGGGCTGCAACCTGGTTCGGCCGAGGTTGCCGAGCGGGCGGCACAGGCAGCTACATCGTTCGGGCTGGCCGCGGAGGTGGTCCGTGTCGAGGTCGGCGCCGGCAACGTGGAGGCCGCCGCCCGCAGCGCCAGGTACGACGCGCTGCTCGCGTACGGGCGAGACGTGTGGGTCGCCCACACTGCCGACGACCAGGCCGAGACGCTCCTCCTCGGCGCCCTGCGCGGCAACCCGTCCGGGATGAGCGCGAGAAATGGCAGAATCGTCCGGCCGTTCTTGGGCATCCGCCGCGCCGACACTGTGGGCGCGTGCGAGGAGCTGGGGTTAGAACCCTGGCACGACCCGATGAACGCCGACCCCACCTTCCGGCGTGTGGCACTACGGAAGCAGGTGGTGCCCCTGCTCAGCGAGCTGCTCGGCGGCGACGCCGTTCCCGCCCTCGCCGCCACCGCGGACCGGATTGCGGCGGACCAGGCGTTGATTGCGTCGCTGACGGACCTGGCGCCGACCACCTCCTGCGCGGAGCTTGAGGGGGATGCGGGGCCGGTCCGGAGGCGTCGATTAGCAGCGTGGCTCCTGAGCGAGGGCGTGCCGGTGCAAGGCGACCAGCTCGACGCGGTGGAAGCCTTGGTCGTCGATTGGCATGGGCAAGGGCCCGTCGCCGCCGCGGGCGGGCGGGCCGTGGTGCGCGAGGGCGAACGACTGGCTATTTTAAGACCCTAG
- a CDS encoding sortase, with product MKYHIRRIVALLLIVLLLRALLHDDHSAPSEPETPTGETTSAQAEPRRHAAATIGASRPEEMVVPAIGLRATFEGADCRVVNGAIDPKTMDKACALTGEGYPYSLPGTDAQDIVVVAGHTGAGVSAVFNKLYDGKNERHNIGIGEHLYLRTASSGDDWLQYRATDLHDPQKGTLAADTSIWGTGPMPGRLLTISCIQPANPLADSVRNAVVGWQLVGTVTGEQVEKAFQPR from the coding sequence GTGAAGTACCACATCCGCCGCATTGTGGCGCTGCTGCTCATCGTCCTGCTTCTTCGCGCGTTGCTTCACGACGACCATTCGGCCCCCTCCGAGCCAGAAACCCCGACGGGGGAAACGACGTCGGCGCAGGCGGAGCCCCGTCGTCACGCTGCTGCAACTATCGGCGCCTCGCGCCCGGAGGAGATGGTGGTGCCCGCGATCGGGCTGCGGGCGACGTTCGAGGGCGCCGACTGCCGTGTGGTCAACGGCGCGATCGACCCGAAGACGATGGATAAGGCGTGCGCGCTCACCGGCGAGGGCTACCCGTACTCGCTGCCCGGCACTGACGCGCAGGACATCGTGGTGGTGGCGGGGCATACGGGCGCGGGGGTGAGCGCGGTATTTAACAAGCTTTACGACGGCAAGAACGAACGCCACAACATCGGCATCGGCGAGCACCTTTACCTGCGCACCGCGTCCTCCGGCGACGACTGGCTGCAGTACCGCGCGACCGACCTGCACGACCCGCAGAAGGGGACGCTGGCGGCGGACACCTCAATCTGGGGCACCGGGCCGATGCCGGGGCGGCTGCTGACCATCAGCTGCATCCAGCCGGCCAACCCGCTCGCGGACTCCGTGCGCAACGCCGTGGTGGGCTGGCAGCTCGTGGGCACGGTGACGGGGGAGCAGGTGGAGAAGGCGTTCCAGCCGCGCTAG
- a CDS encoding inorganic diphosphatase has translation MAIEVIIEIPKGSRNKYEVDHETGKVFLDRYLFTPMAYPADYGFIDNTLADDGDPLDALVITPEPVFPGVTVIARPIGVFKMTDEAGGDDKLLCVIDDVRYESYQDISDVSDFVKDEIEHFFVHYKDLEPGKSVTGSGWGDKAEAEAILQASLDAFERVGDNSREGLTEEKETKTEN, from the coding sequence ATGGCTATTGAGGTCATCATCGAGATCCCGAAGGGCTCGCGCAACAAGTACGAGGTCGACCACGAGACCGGCAAGGTCTTCCTCGACCGCTACCTGTTCACCCCGATGGCGTACCCGGCGGACTACGGCTTCATCGACAACACCCTCGCCGACGACGGCGACCCGCTCGACGCGCTCGTGATCACCCCGGAGCCCGTCTTCCCGGGCGTGACCGTGATCGCGCGCCCGATCGGCGTGTTCAAGATGACCGACGAGGCCGGCGGCGACGACAAGCTGCTCTGCGTCATCGACGACGTGCGCTACGAGTCCTACCAGGACATCTCCGACGTCTCAGACTTTGTCAAGGACGAGATCGAGCACTTCTTCGTCCACTACAAGGACCTCGAGCCTGGCAAGTCCGTGACCGGCTCCGGCTGGGGCGACAAGGCCGAGGCGGAGGCCATCCTCCAGGCCTCCCTCGACGCGTTTGAGCGCGTGGGCGACAACTCCCGCGAGGGCCTCACCGAGGAGAAGGAAACGAAGACCGAGAACTAA
- the hpt gene encoding hypoxanthine phosphoribosyltransferase, with protein sequence MTELHDTKDFNVPPHRYGDDVEAILISEDELQNRIQELADMVSEKYRDTEEDLILVCVLKGAVFFLTDFARKLSIPAEMEFMAVSSYGNSTTSSGVVRILKDLDKEIAGRDVLVVEDIIDSGLTLSWLLRNLRNRNPKSLEVVTLLRKPDVQTAQIELLDIGFDIPNEFVIGYGLDYAERYRDLPYVGTLHPRVYTEAE encoded by the coding sequence ATGACCGAGTTGCACGACACCAAGGACTTCAACGTTCCGCCGCACCGCTATGGCGACGACGTGGAAGCGATTCTGATCAGTGAAGATGAGCTGCAGAACCGCATCCAGGAGCTGGCGGACATGGTCTCGGAGAAGTACCGGGACACGGAGGAAGACCTCATCTTGGTGTGCGTGCTCAAGGGCGCGGTGTTCTTCCTCACCGACTTCGCCCGCAAGCTGTCCATCCCGGCGGAGATGGAATTCATGGCGGTGTCGTCGTACGGCAACTCCACGACGAGCTCCGGGGTAGTGCGCATCCTGAAAGACCTGGACAAGGAGATCGCCGGCCGCGACGTGCTCGTCGTCGAGGACATCATCGATTCGGGCCTGACGCTGTCCTGGCTGCTGCGCAACCTGCGGAACCGGAACCCGAAGAGCCTCGAGGTCGTTACCCTTCTGCGTAAACCGGACGTGCAGACCGCGCAGATCGAGCTCCTCGACATCGGCTTCGACATCCCGAACGAGTTCGTCATCGGCTACGGCCTGGACTACGCGGAGCGCTACCGGGATCTGCCGTACGTGGGCACGCTCCACCCGCGCGTGTACACGGAAGCCGAGTAA
- a CDS encoding MarR family winged helix-turn-helix transcriptional regulator codes for MSTLPELPSALAKSPHFQIERVRRHTKDEVERTLAKQDSTMREFWILTCVDGEPMSQRQLSELLLIDASDMVRIIDSLEKHGWVTRERDPDDRRRQIVAATKKGSKALTKLAEDVANAESRALEASSNKQLKSLKKLSQALEGED; via the coding sequence ATGTCGACGCTTCCCGAACTGCCCAGCGCGCTGGCGAAGTCGCCCCACTTCCAGATCGAGCGCGTCCGCCGGCACACGAAGGACGAGGTCGAGCGGACGCTAGCGAAGCAGGACTCCACGATGCGCGAGTTCTGGATCCTCACCTGCGTGGACGGCGAACCGATGTCGCAGCGGCAGCTGTCCGAGCTCCTGCTCATCGACGCCTCCGACATGGTCCGCATCATCGACTCCCTGGAGAAGCACGGGTGGGTCACCCGCGAGCGCGACCCCGACGACCGCCGCCGCCAGATCGTCGCCGCGACGAAGAAAGGCTCGAAGGCGCTGACCAAACTCGCCGAGGACGTCGCGAACGCCGAGAGCCGCGCACTCGAGGCGTCCTCGAACAAGCAGCTCAAGAGCCTGAAGAAGCTGTCCCAGGCGCTCGAGGGCGAGGACTAG
- the dacB gene encoding D-alanyl-D-alanine carboxypeptidase/D-alanyl-D-alanine-endopeptidase encodes MKVWTWAAGALALAAVGGVAGFGIAAHEQLGEITHAPPFELQAAPSALVPAEPSRIDDTSLTNALTTLGANPALGTYGARVSRASDGATVFEHAPGDALRPASVTKVLTASAALLSLGAQDRVTTQVVRGADPAEVTIKAAGDVWLDADALDDLATQIGHADRVLIDTSVWDGMEEMLPGWNPLDIDGGFVAPLQPAMLSGGRLNGETTGDVPRSHTPALDVAQALANRVGATEVGVGTAPADGQVAAAVESPTLAERLEMMMKHSDNVYAEAIGREVALKRGTKDAPGAALSVLAERGFDTAGVTLVDNSGLSTDDRIPAQLLDALMLDATTKPELRPLLAALPVAAADGTLADRYGDLPGRGWVRAKTGTLDNTASLAGTVTSVNGNVYTFAVICNDADVLAARRAMDELTSALRDY; translated from the coding sequence ATGAAGGTATGGACATGGGCCGCAGGCGCGCTCGCCCTCGCGGCGGTCGGCGGCGTCGCGGGCTTCGGCATCGCCGCGCACGAGCAGCTCGGCGAGATCACGCACGCCCCGCCGTTCGAGCTCCAGGCCGCGCCGTCCGCGCTCGTCCCCGCGGAGCCGTCGCGTATCGACGACACTTCGCTCACCAACGCCCTCACCACCCTCGGCGCGAACCCCGCTCTGGGCACGTACGGCGCCCGCGTGTCGCGGGCGAGCGACGGCGCGACCGTCTTCGAGCACGCCCCCGGCGATGCGCTGCGCCCGGCGAGCGTGACCAAGGTGCTTACCGCATCGGCGGCCCTGCTCTCGCTCGGCGCGCAGGACCGCGTGACCACGCAGGTGGTGCGCGGCGCGGATCCGGCCGAGGTGACCATCAAGGCCGCCGGCGACGTCTGGCTCGACGCCGACGCCCTCGACGACCTGGCGACGCAGATCGGCCATGCTGACCGCGTACTCATCGACACGTCCGTCTGGGATGGCATGGAGGAGATGCTGCCGGGCTGGAACCCGCTCGACATCGACGGCGGCTTCGTCGCGCCCCTCCAGCCCGCGATGCTCTCGGGCGGGCGCCTCAACGGGGAGACCACAGGCGACGTGCCCCGCTCCCACACCCCGGCACTCGACGTGGCGCAGGCGCTCGCGAACCGCGTCGGCGCCACCGAGGTAGGCGTGGGCACCGCGCCCGCGGACGGCCAGGTCGCCGCCGCCGTGGAATCGCCGACGCTCGCCGAGCGCCTGGAAATGATGATGAAGCACTCCGACAACGTCTACGCCGAGGCGATCGGGCGCGAGGTGGCGCTCAAACGCGGGACGAAGGACGCCCCGGGCGCGGCCCTGTCCGTGCTCGCCGAGCGCGGCTTCGACACCGCCGGCGTCACCCTCGTGGACAACTCCGGCCTGTCCACCGACGACCGCATCCCCGCCCAGCTCCTCGACGCGCTCATGCTCGACGCCACCACGAAGCCCGAGCTGCGCCCGCTGCTCGCCGCCCTGCCCGTCGCCGCCGCCGACGGCACGCTCGCGGACCGCTACGGGGACCTCCCCGGCCGCGGCTGGGTGCGCGCGAAGACGGGCACCCTCGACAACACCGCCTCGCTCGCCGGCACCGTGACCAGCGTGAACGGGAACGTCTACACGTTCGCGGTGATCTGCAACGACGCCGACGTGCTCGCCGCGCGCCGGGCCATGGACGAGCTCACCTCCGCACTGCGCGACTACTGA